One Denticeps clupeoides chromosome 10, fDenClu1.1, whole genome shotgun sequence genomic window carries:
- the pdpn gene encoding podoplanin isoform X2, translated as MIRVLLLLLAATGPFCNVARASTLVVPTAADVSSVTDAAEAAAEENPAVTEAAAPEATVAPDADAETETEVATIMPGDSDAITDAPGIADEAPATTPEVPVGAPEAPTAEPEAPAAETEAPARVNEETPTPGDQTPSEATNESQPEETDIIKSVVGHEVESAPPEEEGIVVEDGYSSGMLVGIVIGALIAVAVVIAVVVVVVRRMGQYSP; from the exons ATGATCAgagtcctgctgctcctgctggccGCAACCGGGCCATTCTGCAACGTCGCACGCGCCA GTACGTTAGTGGTGCCCACAGCGGCTGATGTAAGTTCAGTTACCGACGCTGCCGAGGCGGCGGCTGAGGAGAACCCGGCCGTGACCGAGGCCGCGGCGCCTGAGGCCACCGTTGCGCCTGATGCTGATGCAGAAACAGAAACGGAAGTCGCCACAATTATGCCGGGAGACTCGGACGCCATTACAGATGCACCCGGCATCGCAGACGAAGCTCCCGCTACTACTCCAGAGGTTCCAGTGGGTGCACCAGAAGCTCCGACGGCTGAACCAGAGGCTCCTGCTGCTGAGACGGAAGCCCCTGCCCGAGTAAATGAGGAGACCCCAACTCCTGGAGATCAGACACCATCAGAGGCCACGAACGAATCGCAGCCTGAAGAAACAGACATTATCAAGTCAGTGGTAGGGCACGAGGTCGAGTCGGCTCCGCCGGAGGAGGAAGGAATTGTGGTGGAAG ATGGCTACTCTTCAGGCATGCTGGTGGGCATTGTGATTGGGGCACTGATCGCCGTGGCTGTGGTCATCgctgtagtggtggtggtggtccgGAGAATGGGCCAGTACTC CCCCTGA
- the pdpn gene encoding podoplanin isoform X1 translates to MIRVLLLLLAATGPFCNVARASTLVVPTAADVSSVTDAAEAAAEENPAVTEAAAPEATVAPDADAETETEVATIMPGDSDAITDAPGIADEAPATTPEVPVGAPEAPTAEPEAPAAETEAPARVNEETPTPGDQTPSEATNESQPEETDIIKSVVGHEVESAPPEEEGIVVEDGYSSGMLVGIVIGALIAVAVVIAVVVVVVRRMGQYSNAKKRKPQKPESPLKRKAARQEPQPKKFWKF, encoded by the exons ATGATCAgagtcctgctgctcctgctggccGCAACCGGGCCATTCTGCAACGTCGCACGCGCCA GTACGTTAGTGGTGCCCACAGCGGCTGATGTAAGTTCAGTTACCGACGCTGCCGAGGCGGCGGCTGAGGAGAACCCGGCCGTGACCGAGGCCGCGGCGCCTGAGGCCACCGTTGCGCCTGATGCTGATGCAGAAACAGAAACGGAAGTCGCCACAATTATGCCGGGAGACTCGGACGCCATTACAGATGCACCCGGCATCGCAGACGAAGCTCCCGCTACTACTCCAGAGGTTCCAGTGGGTGCACCAGAAGCTCCGACGGCTGAACCAGAGGCTCCTGCTGCTGAGACGGAAGCCCCTGCCCGAGTAAATGAGGAGACCCCAACTCCTGGAGATCAGACACCATCAGAGGCCACGAACGAATCGCAGCCTGAAGAAACAGACATTATCAAGTCAGTGGTAGGGCACGAGGTCGAGTCGGCTCCGCCGGAGGAGGAAGGAATTGTGGTGGAAG ATGGCTACTCTTCAGGCATGCTGGTGGGCATTGTGATTGGGGCACTGATCGCCGTGGCTGTGGTCATCgctgtagtggtggtggtggtccgGAGAATGGGCCAGTACTC GAATGCTAAGAAAAGAAAACCTCAAAAACCAGAGAGC CCCCTGAAGAGGAAAGCAGCGCGACAGGAGCCACAACCAAAGAAGTTCTGGAAGTTTTGA
- the prdm2a gene encoding PR domain zinc finger protein 2, producing MCDFENVVAVKAETLTPLSTQDLQQGVVLQPSPTGQTKEPAFFCVSVMDKEGIDKEEGDEAEGKTVAETCGEEPNQPPSESCLAAPDTVAVEASIQGETPSPTSVQVAENTARDLPAAEDELDPDYDPDVDPEGVHAFPCHHCQRCFMTRQGLERHLHIHTATPCHSHVFKCRYGSKVFGSQFSRRRHERRHNGEKKRLCSLSVASGKLGLTEADQRRGLGDSEERKGSHICKFCKKAFGTHTNLRRHQRRVHERHLLPKGICKKGLIQQQSQAEKLPPADSAQASPATSPPPCFANEETEREEEYMVDISSNISENLSFYIDGKIVSTSAVSNCEVVEVNSGSATIIGLDSLVISPAQISQALKLQTTPGAATGQPEVKRRTATPPLLPQIKTELESEPILTAASLPDSFSTSFSSSSTLVGTILPQPLDSLAFRKDKTVYLSPKLKQLLQSHDGSKPTFTLISDSHKLGSPLSLTVLPIGSNRFKRRTGPPPNSPQQNSSVSTDVSPQLERHCSSPPLGLTTKGDRGCLHTKALEPVHFTPLEWLETRTGGDSCNQQPLDLSSAVSKKENSEDLEEAVLDLSMHRKYTETDMETAGSTVSPGQLKKSKPNSSILQKVLRNEYVGVSAAGDEIANIPSIVTDVAIVTTTSTVPSTPEPLVVELPLPTTTFHSSPPSLTPVTIHPLSPYSPILCSPTPPPPILPFISSPLITVTSANPIPTSSSIQPSFSLLSPEMSISTAGVGIDQALLGENGAIPLLTDWANAASTCLGIPGITSETVLESRSQPLIEGQSVAEITQTVPCANSVIPIAQVQTFTPTVSVNESSIHSYSIIPNAVVIECTVSLESSETFVPVFTSNPVESPYGKMVLDGLEQGQSMPLFQTLEPVITAEQPVKSTALTLSPTEEVSVTEMSAPSHDSAPIKEESRNLEEPLGFSVASSTNHCENLVSTSEDKVVKDETSQVYPLCNSFVCNVCEKPFQSIKQLTHHISEHSEDWPFKCEFCVQLFESAKLFLEHRSSYHGIGNIYVCSLCSKEFAFLCNLQQHQKDLHPGQTCSYTEVEDGKLRPQNYNSPFVKDNNVALAVSTPQEGGRSSRKKAPKKEEEDNDDNYDHSTEELYTTIKIMASEVGKPKSPDVRLGKNQHYPSFKPPPFPYHNRSPGGSVASATNFTTHNIPQTFSTAIRCTKCGKSFDNMPELHKHILACANASDKKRYTPKKNPIPLKQFAKAQNGVLSPTLAVNVRHNVSRKTCQAKRLGFGPEPPSKLKLSALSKRKAQLVQKAVSQRSKVAMIKRSSAVVEDDQDVHVCPHCGREFTYRASLTKHVALGCPSKPMSKRSRKRRSRMPLTQENNGNIRRRSDALTKHGSDQGPRALGKTKNLNPGLTNNGSLSLKSHMSKVKSLSSQQFGMKRPALLATSTVHPSKKSKPLAKMNLHPQQGPPKLTILSPMSKCNSSQWEGMNMQCLVREVPPPQNFPETKTQPKRDERVSARVRERVGGPITRSLQQTGTGAALPDRGGGSDPKDTHLDLNTKK from the exons ATGTGCGACTTTGAGAATG TTGTCGCTGTAAAGGCAGAAACACTTACCCCCCTCTCAACACAAGATCTGCAGCAGGGTGTAGTGCTGCAGCCCAGCCCAACTGGACAGACCAAGGAGCCGGCGtttttctgtgtctctgtgaTGGATAAGGAAGGAATTGACAAAGAAGAGGGGGACGAAGCAGAGGGGAAAACAGTAGCTGAAACCTGTGGGGAAGAACCAAACCAGCCACCGTCAGAAAGCTGTCTCGCTGCACCTGACACGGTCGCCGTGGAAGCCAGCATTCAGGGTGAAACACCGTCACCTACAAGCGTGCAAGTCGCCGAAAACACTGCGCGTGATTTACCGGCGGCAGAGGACGAACTTGACCCTGACTATGACCCAGACGTGGACCCAGAGGGGGTGCACGCCTTTCCTTGCCATCATTGCCAAAGATGCTTTATGACTAGGCAGGGTCTAGAGCGTCACTTGCACATCCACACCGCCACACCTTGTCACAGCCACGTGTTTAAGTGCAGGTACGGCTCCAAGGTGTTCGGTTCGCAGTTTAGTCGTCGAAGGCATGAGAGGAGGCATAACGGTGAGAAGAAAAGGCTATGCTCTCTTTCAGTCGCGTCTGGGAAGCTTGGTTTGACTGAGGCGGACCAAAGGAGGGGTTTGGGAGACAGCGAAGAGCGGAAGGGTTCTCATATTTGCAAGTTCTGCAAGAAGGCCTTTGGGACGCACACCAACCTGCGGCGTCACCAGCGCAGGGTTCATGAGCGCCATCTCCTGCCCAAAGGCATCTGCAAGAAGGGGTTGATCCAACAGCAGTCACAAGCAGAAAAACTTCCACCTGCAGACTCAGCACAGGCTTCTCCAGCCACAAGCCCACCACCTTGCTTTGCCAATGAAGAGACTGAGCGTGAAGAGGAGTATATGGTTGACATCTCTAGCAACATCTCGGAGAACCTCAGTTTCTACATAGATGGGAAGATTGTGTCAACAAGCGCCGTCAGCAACTGTGAGGTTGTTGAGGTGAACTCTGGGTCGGCCACCATCATAGGCCTCGACTCTCTGGTCATCAGCCCAGCCCAGATATCACAAGCTCTTAAATTACAGACAACCCCAGGCGCCGCAACAGGTCAACCTGAGGTGAAGCGCAGGACCGCCACACCACCGCTTCTGCCTCAAATTAAAACAGAGCTGGAGTCTGAGCCTATTCTGACTGCAGCTTCGTTACCTGACTCTTTTTCAACGTCGTTCTCATCATCGTCTACCCTTGTGGGGACCATTCTTCCACAGCCCTTGGACTCTCTTGCCTTCCGAAAGGACAAGACTGTTTATTTGTCCCCAAAATTGAAACAGCTTCTGCAGTCTCATGATGGAAGTAAACCCACATTTACCCTGATCTCAGACAGCCACAAACTCGGATCCCCATTGTCCCTTACAGTTTTGCCCATTGGATCGAACCGGTTCAAGAGGAGGACAGGACCACCTCcgaactcccctcagcaaaactcTTCTGTATCAACAGACGTTTCTCCACAGTTAGAAAGACACTGCAGCTCTCCTCCTCTAGGCTTAACCACTAAAGGTGACCGAGGATGTCTGCACACAAAAGCGTTGGAGCCCGTACATTTTACGCCTTTAGAATGGCTTGAAACAAGAACTGGCGGTGACTCCTGTAACCAGCAGCCATTAGACCTTTCCAGTGCTGTGAGCAAGAAAGAGAACAGCGAAGATCTAGAAGAAGCTGTCCTGGATTTGAGTATGCACCGCAAATATACAGAAACCGATATGGAAACCGCAGGAAGCACAGTCAGTCCGGGCCAGTTAAAGAAGTCCAAGCCAAACTCCAGCATACTACAGAAAGTATTAAGGAATGAATATGTGGGGGTCAGTGCAGCAGGGGATGAGATTGCAAATATACCATCTATAGTAACAGACGTAGCTATAGTTACAACCACCAGCACAGTTCCCAGTACCCCAGAACCACTTGTAGTTGAACTTCCTCTCCCCACAACCACATTTCATTCCTCGCCCCCTTCTCTCACCCCGGTTACTATTCACCCTCTTTCTCCCTACTCGCCAATCCTCTGTTCCCCAACGCCACCTCCTCCAATACTGCCATTCATTTCTTCACCGCTGATCACAGTAACATCTGCAAACCCTATTCCCACCTCTTCTAGCATCCAGCCATCGTTCTCCTTGCTCTCGCCAGAAATGTCCATCAGTACGGCAGGTGTTGGTATAGACCAGGCGCTACTGGGGGAGAACGGGGCTATTCCGTTGCTGACTGACTGGGCAAACGCCGCCTCCACTTGTTTGGGAATCCCTGGCATAACATCTGAGACAGTTCTGGAGTCAAGAAGTCAGCCATTAATCGAAGGGCAATCTGTTGCTGAAATAACACAGACAGTCCCTTGTGCAAATTCGGTCATTCCAATTGCCCAAGTTCAGACATTCACTCCTACGGTGTCTGTTAATGAATCTAGCATTCATTCTTATAGCATTATTCCAAATGCGGTTGTAATAGAATGTACAGTCTCTTTAGAGTCCTCAGAGACGTTTGTCCCTGTGTTCACCAGTAACCCTGTTGAATCCCCATATGGAAAAATGGTCCTTGATGGCTTGGAGCAAGGGCAATCCATGCCCCTTTTTCAAACACTGGAACCTGTCATTACAGCTGAGCAGCCCGTAAAATCAACTGCCCTCACTTTATCTCCCACAGAAGAGGTCTCTGTGACTGAGATGTCAGCACCCTCCCATGATTCTGCCCCAATCAAGGAAGAATCTAGAAACCTCGAAGAGCCACTTGGCTTCTCTGTGGCATCCTCTACGAATCACTGTGAAAATTTGGTTAGCACATCAGAAGACAAAGTTGTCAAAGATGAGACATCTCAAGTGTATCCGCTCTGTAATAGTTTTGTATGCAATGTCTGTGAGAAGCCTTTTCAGTCGATAAAACAGCTGACCCACCACATAAGTGAGCATTCAGAAGACTGGCCATTCAAGTGTGAGTTCTGTGTTCAGCTGTTTGAGAGTGCCAAGCTATTCCTGGAGCATCGGTCCAGTTACCATGGTATTGGTAACATTTACGTCTGCTCGTTGTGCTCAAAAGAGTTTGCCTTCCTGTGCAACCTACAGCAACATCAGAAGGACTTGCATCCTGGTCAGACCTGTTCTTACACAGAGGTTGAGGATGGAAAGCTGAGGCCCCAGAACTACAACAGTCCATTTGTTAAAGACAACAACGTTGCCTTGGCAGTTAGCACTCCACAGGAAGGTGGTCGGTCCAGTCGTAAAAAAGCcccaaagaaagaagaagaagacaatGACGACAACTATGACCACTCAACTGAAGAACTCTACACGACTATAAAGATCATGGCCTCTGAGGTGGGTAAACCAAAAAGTCCTGACGTGCGCCTTGGCAAAAACCAGCACTACCCGAGCTTCAAGCCTCCTCCGTTTCCGTACCATAACCGCAGTCCAGGCGGCTCAGTGGCCTCCGCTACCAACTTCACCACCCACAACATCCCACAGACATTCAGCACAGCCATTCGCTGCACCAAGTGCGGAAAGAGCTTTGACAACATGCCAGAACTTCACAAGCATATTCTGGCATGCGCAAACGCCAGCGACAAAAAACGCTACACGCCTAAGAAGAACCCCATTCCACTTAAACAGTTTGCGAAAGCTCAAAACGGGGTGCTGTCCCCTACCTTAGCAGTCAACGTCCGACATAATGTCTCCCGAAAGACGTGCCAAGCGAAAAGGCTCGGCTTCGGTCCAGAACCCCCTTCAAAATTAAAGCTCAGTGCACTGAGTAAGAGGAAAGCCCAGTTGGTCCAGAAGGCAGTCTCGCAGAGGAGCAAAGTGGCCATGATAAAGAGAAGCTCCGCTGTTGTGGAGGATGATCAAGATGTCCACGTCTGTCCGCACTGCGGCAGAGAGTTCACTTACCGGGCCAGCCTCACCAAGCACGTTGCCCTCGGTTGCCCAAGCAAGCCGATGTCTAAAAGGtccaggaagaggaggagtcgAATGCCCCTCACACAGGAGAACAATGGCAACATCCGCAGACGGAGCGATGCTTTAACCAAGCATGGGTCCGACCAGGGTCCTAGAGCCTTGGGGAAAACGAAGAATCTCAACCCAGGCCTGACAAATAATGGCAGCCTGTCACTTAAATCTCACATGAGCAAGGTCAAAAGCCTGTCTTCTCAGCAGTTTGGCATGAAGAGACCAGCCCTACTGGCAACCTCTACAGTTCACCCCAGCAAGAAAAGCAAACCCTTGGCAAAGATGAACCTTCATCCACAACAAGGACCCCCAAAACTGACCATACTCTCCCCAATGTCGAAGTGTAACTCCTCGCAGTGGGAAGGCATGAATATGCAGTGCCTGGTCAGGGAGGTCCCGCCTCCGCAGAATTTTCCAGAGACGAAGACACAGCCCAAGAGGGACGAGCGGGTCTCTGCCAGGGTGCGGGAGCGAGTCGGTGGTCCCATCACACGCAGTCTGCAGCAGACAGGCACTGGCGCTGCGCTTCCAGATAGGGGAGGCGGCTCGGATCCCAAGGATACACACCTCGACCTAAACACGAAGAAGTGA